Proteins found in one Pseudomonadota bacterium genomic segment:
- a CDS encoding glycosyltransferase, whose translation MQIDNLVRPWAHKSALPSRGLAEGSSSRATALQSSRRCLSEVFRSAVGALRAGRPLPTGDVIPAADREALRDSGRNGLWVTVELAPFAVAGGLGQVSETAPEVLNQYLGKDVRVMMPHLRPLKNSGLDFDRTGVTTTLTGFDGTAETFELLQCARPGKPVLYTIENEKYFGSQDLLYTPRDKAVPGIGEDALFKSVMMYNRAASAFIPALDGDKQAAQRAALPTARPAAPQSEASRPSGKPVGETEGRGRVRELFARAVARLMPSLNKTEKAGCDEQPAAPSVERFDGKLDFLIAHDWLTSPMFNELDPQHAEGLGKIFFLHNTYDEARDLDYACRVNGLKAPCAGATTYSPLRIGLEKADAVIGNAFYVERLTSGLVGDSAFVGALQAQRDAGRVFDMHHGLSDQYSPRDNPNLRENGYTDLPAGFGTHAARDLPALDGFKQRNRLAMQREMGLTQDADAVVFSWIARPEPYQKGFTMLMDQLGDFLRQNPKAQAVVAGINLEKAPADVQAWVETLRQDPQLQGRVSFPGFVDNQKVVRLAAGSSFLVLPSTYEPYGLSQLEAMRVGALPIVHAVDGLRATVADPGKGLETPAALQPYGRTGVFMQPFDVPAFWNALDARTKGQGPDAAQQAVLDNASRKLRNALDEAMALDTHTPAEATQARWNAMRYVEEQHSWKKISARYVAPIGAAKAAARERSLLGTRVSITA comes from the coding sequence GTGCAGATCGACAATCTCGTTCGCCCCTGGGCTCACAAGAGCGCTCTCCCGAGCCGTGGCCTCGCCGAAGGGTCCTCCTCGCGCGCAACCGCCCTCCAGAGCAGCCGTCGGTGCCTCTCCGAGGTCTTCCGCTCCGCCGTGGGCGCACTGCGCGCCGGTCGGCCCCTCCCGACCGGTGACGTCATCCCCGCCGCCGACCGTGAAGCGCTTCGTGACAGCGGGCGCAACGGGCTCTGGGTCACGGTCGAGCTCGCGCCGTTCGCGGTGGCCGGCGGTCTCGGTCAGGTCTCGGAGACGGCGCCAGAGGTGCTCAATCAGTACCTGGGCAAGGACGTGCGGGTCATGATGCCCCACCTGCGGCCATTGAAGAACAGCGGTCTCGACTTCGACCGCACGGGTGTCACCACCACCCTCACGGGCTTCGACGGCACCGCTGAGACGTTCGAGCTGCTGCAGTGCGCGCGTCCCGGCAAGCCCGTGTTGTACACCATTGAGAACGAGAAGTACTTCGGCTCACAAGATCTGCTCTACACGCCCAGGGACAAAGCCGTGCCCGGCATCGGCGAAGATGCGCTGTTCAAGTCGGTGATGATGTACAACCGCGCCGCCAGCGCCTTCATCCCGGCCCTCGACGGCGACAAGCAGGCGGCGCAACGTGCCGCGCTCCCCACAGCGCGCCCTGCTGCACCGCAATCAGAGGCCAGCAGACCCTCCGGCAAACCGGTGGGAGAGACCGAAGGGCGCGGGCGGGTGCGCGAGCTGTTCGCCCGCGCTGTGGCCCGCCTGATGCCGTCGCTGAACAAAACCGAGAAAGCGGGGTGCGACGAGCAGCCGGCAGCCCCTTCAGTCGAGCGCTTCGACGGCAAGCTCGACTTCCTCATCGCCCACGACTGGCTGACCTCTCCCATGTTCAACGAGCTCGACCCGCAGCACGCCGAAGGCCTGGGCAAGATCTTCTTCTTGCACAACACCTATGACGAGGCGCGCGATCTCGACTACGCTTGCCGCGTCAACGGGCTCAAGGCCCCTTGCGCCGGCGCGACGACCTACTCCCCGCTGCGCATCGGCCTCGAGAAGGCCGACGCCGTCATCGGCAACGCGTTCTATGTGGAGCGCCTGACAAGCGGCCTGGTGGGCGACAGCGCGTTCGTGGGCGCGCTTCAGGCGCAACGTGACGCCGGTCGGGTGTTCGACATGCACCACGGCCTCTCTGACCAGTACTCCCCCCGAGACAACCCCAACCTGCGCGAGAACGGCTACACCGATCTGCCCGCAGGCTTCGGCACCCACGCTGCGCGCGATCTGCCCGCGCTCGATGGCTTCAAGCAGCGCAACCGCCTCGCCATGCAGCGCGAGATGGGGCTCACGCAAGACGCAGACGCCGTCGTGTTCAGCTGGATTGCGCGGCCCGAGCCGTATCAGAAGGGGTTTACCATGCTGATGGATCAGCTCGGTGACTTCCTCCGCCAGAACCCGAAGGCCCAGGCTGTCGTGGCGGGCATCAACCTCGAAAAGGCACCGGCCGACGTGCAGGCCTGGGTCGAGACACTTCGGCAAGATCCGCAGCTGCAGGGACGCGTGAGCTTCCCGGGGTTCGTCGACAACCAGAAGGTGGTGCGTCTTGCCGCAGGATCGAGCTTCCTCGTGCTGCCCAGCACCTACGAGCCCTACGGCCTGAGCCAGCTCGAGGCCATGCGGGTGGGCGCCCTGCCCATCGTGCACGCGGTCGATGGGCTGCGTGCCACGGTGGCCGACCCGGGCAAGGGGCTTGAGACCCCCGCCGCCCTCCAGCCGTACGGGCGCACCGGCGTGTTCATGCAGCCGTTCGATGTGCCCGCATTCTGGAATGCCCTCGACGCGCGCACGAAGGGCCAGGGGCCGGATGCCGCCCAGCAGGCCGTGCTCGACAATGCCAGCCGCAAGCTGCGCAACGCCCTCGACGAGGCCATGGCCCTCGACACCCACACCCCGGCCGAAGCCACCCAGGCGCGATGGAACGCCATGCGCTACGTCGAGGAGCAGCACAGCTGGAAGAAGATCTCGGCCCGCTACGTCGCCCCCATCGGCGCCGCCAAAGCGGCGGCGCGGGAGCGGTCGCTTCTGGGCACGAGAGTCTCGATCACCGCGTAG
- a CDS encoding type II secretion system protein, translating into MGNLQGTSKSAVATALVSATPPDLLDALPRRRRRLAGFWLTEVLVATMLVSMVLIPVLGLFPMGRGALKQAEHLQTATSLARQAMSTARATKGDSLQTPAPDASIPAFHSASKQTVNGVDYSITYDMYAIHATPNSTNPTTQDATLMDVVVKVEWNGMQAPVVYSSRIYKNYLGFQKNETVKNNPDDPPSATPPTPAPGSSPTR; encoded by the coding sequence ATGGGCAACCTGCAAGGCACCTCGAAATCCGCCGTCGCCACCGCCCTTGTGAGCGCCACCCCGCCCGACCTGCTCGATGCTCTCCCACGCCGCAGACGCCGCCTGGCGGGCTTCTGGCTCACCGAGGTTCTTGTGGCCACGATGCTGGTGTCCATGGTACTGATCCCGGTACTGGGGCTGTTCCCCATGGGCCGCGGCGCGCTCAAGCAGGCCGAACATCTGCAGACCGCCACCAGCCTTGCCCGCCAGGCCATGAGCACGGCGCGCGCCACGAAGGGCGATTCGCTGCAAACCCCGGCACCGGACGCAAGCATTCCAGCCTTCCACTCCGCAAGCAAGCAGACGGTCAACGGCGTCGACTACAGCATCACCTACGACATGTACGCCATTCACGCAACGCCCAACAGCACGAACCCCACAACCCAGGACGCGACCCTCATGGACGTGGTGGTGAAGGTGGAGTGGAACGGCATGCAGGCCCCCGTGGTGTACTCCAGCCGGATCTACAAGAACTACCTCGGGTTCCAGAAGAACGAGACCGTCAAGAACAACCCCGACGATCCCCCGTCCGCTACGCCTCCCACACCGGCTCCCGGATCGAGCCCGACCAGATGA